From Arcticibacter tournemirensis, one genomic window encodes:
- a CDS encoding VOC family protein, whose protein sequence is MKKVTGLGGIFFKCDDPKKINEWYAQNLGLKTGPYGTNFEWRDAEHPDQKGLTIWSAFPKDTQYFKPSEKEFMINYRVENLVELVAQLKESGVQVVDEIAEYDYGKFVHLLDPEGNIIELWEPIEEKEEENNEV, encoded by the coding sequence ATGAAAAAAGTAACCGGCCTTGGAGGCATTTTCTTTAAATGCGACGACCCCAAAAAAATTAACGAATGGTATGCCCAAAACCTCGGTTTAAAAACGGGCCCCTATGGCACTAACTTCGAATGGCGCGACGCAGAGCACCCTGATCAAAAGGGATTGACTATTTGGTCGGCCTTCCCTAAGGATACACAATATTTTAAGCCTTCGGAGAAAGAATTTATGATCAACTACCGCGTGGAAAACCTCGTCGAACTGGTTGCTCAGCTTAAAGAGAGTGGTGTTCAGGTAGTTGATGAGATTGCAGAATATGACTACGGGAAATTTGTGCATTTGCTTGACCCCGAAGGGAATATCATCGAACTATGGGAACCCATAGAGGAAAAAGAGGAAGAAAATAACGAAGTGTAA
- a CDS encoding sugar O-acetyltransferase, protein MKTEKEKMIAGEMYDPLDKQLTEDRIQTRLLIKVLNETREDEPEKRGQILKELIPNAAAGLWLQPPFYCDYGYNIKIGAQVFFNFNCVVLDVAPVVIGSRTMFGPNVQIYTATHPLNHIERSSGREYARPIMIGEDVWVGGSVVVCPGVTIGDRSVIGAGSVVTKDIPADVFAAGNPCRVIRQIAKDE, encoded by the coding sequence ATGAAAACAGAAAAAGAAAAAATGATTGCCGGTGAAATGTATGATCCGCTTGACAAACAATTAACCGAAGACAGGATACAAACCCGCCTGCTGATAAAAGTACTAAACGAAACACGGGAGGACGAACCTGAAAAACGAGGACAGATCCTAAAAGAACTTATACCCAACGCAGCAGCCGGTTTATGGCTACAGCCACCGTTTTATTGTGATTACGGATATAATATAAAAATTGGCGCACAGGTGTTTTTCAATTTCAACTGTGTTGTGCTTGACGTAGCACCTGTAGTTATTGGCAGTCGTACAATGTTCGGGCCTAATGTTCAGATATATACGGCTACACATCCGCTTAACCATATTGAGCGGAGCTCGGGACGGGAGTATGCCAGGCCCATCATGATTGGCGAAGACGTATGGGTAGGCGGGAGCGTAGTTGTTTGTCCCGGTGTAACAATAGGGGATAGAAGCGTGATCGGTGCAGGAAGTGTGGTTACTAAGGATATTCCAGCGGATGTTTTTGCTGCCGGCAATCCATGCAGGGTGATCAGGCAAATAGCAAAGGACGAATAA